One genomic window of Gammaproteobacteria bacterium includes the following:
- a CDS encoding UbiH/UbiF/VisC/COQ6 family ubiquinone biosynthesis hydroxylase produces MKQTRFDVIVVGAGMVGAALACALGLGGKRVALLEPHLPVSFDLDAEPDLRVSAINRASQALFERLGVWQTLAAQRISPFENMTVWDATGSGEIHFDSAEMGEPYLGHIIENRLVQWALLQRLAQLASVTVIEAALSELAFEPDQVTVSLADGTELSAEVLVGADGAHSRVRALAGIEVQSRAYDQKGIVCHVATEKPHQRTAWQRFLPSGPLAFLPLADGRCSLVWSCDDAVAEQMMALSDEDFRLELAQAFDRRLGAVTAVSERAAFPLLRRHAEQYVKPRLALVGDAAHTIHPLAGQGVNIGLLDASALTESLLESKGDLGQLRVLRRYERWRRGNNSLMMHSMDGFYGLFGNDHLPLVQLRNFALSFADRVSPLKSQLMRHAMGLEGDLPELSRS; encoded by the coding sequence ATGAAACAAACACGGTTTGATGTGATTGTGGTGGGGGCGGGCATGGTGGGTGCGGCGTTGGCCTGTGCTTTGGGTTTGGGTGGCAAACGGGTGGCGCTGCTGGAGCCTCATTTGCCCGTCTCGTTTGATCTTGATGCCGAGCCGGATCTGCGCGTCTCGGCCATTAACCGTGCTTCGCAAGCGCTGTTTGAGCGGCTCGGGGTATGGCAGACGCTGGCGGCGCAGCGCATCAGCCCCTTTGAAAACATGACGGTTTGGGATGCCACCGGCTCCGGTGAGATTCATTTTGACAGCGCTGAGATGGGGGAGCCGTATTTGGGGCACATCATCGAGAATCGCTTGGTGCAGTGGGCGTTGTTGCAGCGGTTGGCACAACTGGCGTCGGTGACGGTGATCGAGGCGGCTTTGAGTGAACTGGCCTTTGAGCCGGATCAGGTGACGGTGAGCTTGGCGGACGGCACCGAGTTGAGCGCAGAGGTGCTGGTGGGTGCGGATGGGGCGCATTCACGGGTGCGTGCGTTGGCGGGCATTGAGGTGCAGAGCCGGGCGTATGATCAAAAGGGCATCGTCTGTCATGTGGCGACGGAAAAGCCCCATCAGCGCACGGCGTGGCAGCGTTTTTTGCCCAGCGGCCCATTGGCCTTTTTGCCCCTTGCCGATGGGCGCTGTTCCCTTGTCTGGTCTTGTGACGATGCGGTGGCGGAGCAGATGATGGCGCTCTCTGATGAGGATTTTCGGCTTGAATTGGCGCAGGCGTTTGATCGGCGTTTGGGAGCGGTGACGGCGGTCAGTGAGCGGGCGGCGTTTCCGCTGCTGCGTCGTCATGCCGAGCAGTACGTTAAACCGCGTTTGGCCTTGGTGGGCGATGCGGCGCACACCATCCATCCGCTGGCGGGGCAGGGGGTGAACATCGGTCTGTTGGATGCGTCGGCCTTGACGGAGAGTCTACTGGAGTCGAAAGGCGACCTTGGGCAACTGCGGGTGTTGCGGCGTTACGAGCGTTGGCGGCGCGGTAATAACAGTCTGATGATGCATTCGATGGACGGTTTTTATGGGTTGTTTGGTAACGATCATCTGCCGCTGGTGCAGTTGCGTAATTTTGCGCTTTCGTTTGCGGATCGTGTCTCGCCGTTGAAGTCGCAGTTGATGCGTCATGCGATGGGGTTGGAGGGCGATTTGCCGGAGTTGTCGCGCAGTTGA
- a CDS encoding type II toxin-antitoxin system Phd/YefM family antitoxin, whose protein sequence is MRQILSSCSASISELKKNPTALLNEAEGAPIAILNHNVPAAYLIPAETYEWLMDKLEDVELAQIVRDRAGEKSQAIEIDLDDL, encoded by the coding sequence ATGAGGCAAATACTCTCCAGTTGCTCCGCAAGTATTTCAGAATTAAAGAAAAATCCCACGGCACTGCTGAATGAAGCTGAAGGTGCGCCTATTGCGATACTCAATCACAATGTTCCAGCAGCCTATCTCATACCAGCAGAAACCTATGAGTGGTTAATGGATAAGTTGGAAGACGTTGAGCTGGCGCAAATTGTGAGGGATCGAGCCGGTGAAAAATCACAGGCAATAGAAATTGATCTTGATGATTTATAA
- a CDS encoding reverse transcriptase/maturase family protein, translating into MAELLDRVLSPEVMNRAWRGLKQDRAQWMPGVSRASIEKDWVLHLMRLMEEVRAGEYQPAGLRRFTIAKADGGKRVLSALTLRDKLVQKACQIVLDPLAERLFSNDSYAYRRGRSVEMAVSKAKERVLCGLDWLVDADIRTFFDAIPHGALRKVLRELVKDKDLLRLLDRWLAVGCSHQSLFGRRRGIPQGAILSPLFCNLYLNQMDRLWDKQNIQFVRFADDFLLFAPDQKRAEQMLRYTEKQLSKLGLELHDKKTRVCHSGDKVIFLGKKLSKRRW; encoded by the coding sequence GTGGCTGAGTTATTGGATCGGGTCTTGAGCCCTGAGGTGATGAATCGTGCGTGGCGTGGCTTGAAGCAGGATCGAGCGCAGTGGATGCCAGGTGTGAGCCGAGCTTCCATTGAGAAGGATTGGGTGTTGCATTTGATGCGTTTGATGGAGGAGGTGAGGGCTGGTGAGTATCAACCGGCGGGGTTGCGTCGTTTTACGATTGCGAAGGCGGATGGCGGTAAGCGGGTGTTGTCGGCGTTGACGTTGCGGGATAAGTTGGTGCAAAAGGCGTGTCAGATTGTGCTTGATCCGTTGGCGGAGCGGTTGTTTTCCAATGACAGTTACGCTTATCGGCGGGGTCGGAGTGTGGAGATGGCGGTTTCTAAGGCGAAGGAGCGGGTGCTGTGTGGTTTGGATTGGTTGGTGGATGCGGACATTCGTACCTTTTTTGATGCTATTCCGCATGGTGCGTTGCGTAAGGTGTTGCGTGAGTTGGTTAAGGATAAGGATCTGTTGCGGTTGTTGGACCGTTGGTTGGCGGTGGGGTGCTCTCATCAGAGTCTGTTTGGTCGGCGGCGTGGGATTCCTCAGGGTGCGATTTTATCGCCGCTTTTTTGTAATCTGTATCTGAATCAGATGGATCGCTTGTGGGATAAACAAAACATTCAATTTGTTCGTTTTGCCGATGATTTTTTGCTGTTTGCTCCAGATCAAAAACGGGCTGAGCAGATGTTGCGTTACACGGAAAAGCAGTTGTCTAAGTTGGGTTTGGAGCTGCATGATAAAAAAACGCGGGTGTGTCATAGCGGTGATAAAGTGATTTTTTTAGGGAAGAAGTTGTCTAAACGGCGTTGGTGA
- a CDS encoding type II toxin-antitoxin system RelE/ParE family toxin: MIYNIKFLPSALKEWKKLAPPIRKQFKKKLEERVKNPHNLASQLHGFTNVYKIKLRSVGYRLVYEVNDSEVIVYVIAVGKRDRGLVYSKAEKRK, translated from the coding sequence ATGATTTATAACATCAAGTTTTTGCCGAGTGCTTTGAAAGAGTGGAAAAAGCTGGCTCCTCCGATACGTAAGCAATTCAAAAAAAAGCTTGAAGAGAGGGTAAAAAATCCACACAACCTAGCAAGCCAACTGCATGGCTTTACAAACGTGTATAAAATCAAATTACGCTCAGTGGGGTATCGTTTGGTGTATGAAGTAAACGACAGTGAAGTCATCGTTTATGTCATTGCTGTGGGTAAAAGAGACCGAGGTTTGGTGTACAGCAAAGCAGAAAAACGAAAGTAG
- the cas6 gene encoding CRISPR system precrRNA processing endoribonuclease RAMP protein Cas6 — translation MTSPAVPLAQYRFTLRALEPICLPDYSGSAWRGVFGHALKDLACVTKQKTCSSCQLYRGCVYSYLFETPPPLGSEKMANGSAAPHPYILVPSDAKVLQVGETYALGLTLFGRANRHLDYVIYALNKAGERGIGRDHGRFELHTVAQKSADGSHQIIYKKGESVRSQPLFERDVPALPDAVTITLHTPLRLRSKGKNVRPEGFLFRQFFSSLLRRFSLLRYFHSDAPLRGDVVQLAALAHSVTLLEADLRWHEWRRYSSRQKNVIPMGGIVGSFCIKTSQLAPLWPYLWLGQQMHTGKGSSMGLGRYSLMLEAKK, via the coding sequence ATGACCTCACCCGCCGTGCCGCTGGCTCAGTATCGTTTTACCTTACGGGCATTGGAGCCTATTTGTTTGCCTGATTACAGCGGCTCCGCGTGGCGCGGGGTGTTTGGCCATGCCTTGAAAGATCTGGCCTGCGTGACCAAACAGAAAACCTGTTCGAGCTGTCAGCTCTATCGCGGCTGTGTTTACAGCTATTTGTTTGAAACCCCACCGCCGCTGGGCAGTGAAAAAATGGCCAACGGCTCTGCCGCACCTCACCCCTATATTTTGGTGCCAAGCGACGCAAAAGTGCTTCAGGTGGGGGAGACGTATGCGTTGGGTTTGACCCTGTTTGGCCGGGCTAATCGCCATTTGGACTATGTGATTTATGCCTTGAATAAGGCCGGTGAGCGGGGCATTGGCCGAGATCATGGGCGTTTTGAGCTGCACACGGTGGCGCAGAAGAGCGCCGATGGCAGCCATCAAATCATCTACAAAAAGGGCGAATCGGTGCGATCCCAACCCCTGTTTGAGCGTGATGTTCCGGCGTTGCCCGATGCAGTAACGATCACCTTGCATACGCCCTTACGTTTGCGCTCGAAGGGTAAAAATGTGCGCCCTGAGGGGTTCCTCTTTCGACAGTTTTTCTCCAGCTTATTAAGACGCTTTTCATTGCTGCGTTATTTTCACAGCGACGCGCCTTTGCGGGGTGATGTGGTTCAGTTGGCGGCGTTGGCGCACTCGGTAACGTTGTTGGAAGCGGATCTGCGCTGGCACGAATGGCGGCGTTATTCCAGTCGGCAGAAAAATGTGATTCCTATGGGCGGTATTGTGGGTTCTTTTTGCATTAAAACCTCTCAACTGGCTCCGCTGTGGCCTTACCTTTGGCTCGGACAGCAGATGCACACCGGCAAGGGCAGCAGTATGGGTTTGGGGCGTTACTCACTGATGTTAGAGGCTAAAAAATGA
- the cas2 gene encoding CRISPR-associated endonuclease Cas2: protein MQKKGWYLIAYDIKQARRLKRVHRFFKKRALWVQQSVFFAQCSEAELHDWLNEALTLMESKEDDLRAWPIYHPSKVWLQGESPFREGLTVPDRSRSEREGNPLTRLFRRFLGEVR from the coding sequence ATGCAGAAAAAAGGGTGGTATCTGATTGCCTATGACATTAAGCAGGCGCGTCGCTTGAAACGTGTTCACCGTTTTTTCAAAAAAAGAGCGTTGTGGGTGCAGCAGTCGGTGTTTTTTGCTCAGTGCAGTGAAGCGGAGTTGCACGACTGGCTGAATGAGGCGCTGACGTTGATGGAGTCAAAAGAGGATGATTTGCGGGCTTGGCCGATTTATCACCCAAGTAAGGTGTGGTTGCAGGGAGAGTCGCCTTTCAGAGAGGGCTTGACGGTGCCGGATCGGTCGCGTTCAGAGCGTGAGGGTAATCCGTTGACACGGCTGTTTCGACGTTTTTTGGGGGAGGTTCGGTGA
- the cas1 gene encoding CRISPR-associated endonuclease Cas1 codes for MSDFLLVIDRRDTVVTLNGGALRVVRSGETAQQVPLGLLGQVVVYGAPQVGCDVWRALSKRGIPVVLHSLRGALESVYMGSVLGASIAVRVAQHRLVQSGSVAVAQDLVLAKVQGYRLLLAQLPDGEGVRESLRQRLDSVPSAEGCSTLMGIEGACGALWWGWLATHLPACWLFSGRNRRPPQDPVNALLSLSYTLLESEVLAEIQRQGFDPALGFLHGIVPGRSSLVFDLMEPLRAGVDAFVLSLLDEVLLPSHFSGVGEGCRLDKEGRALFYRAWAKARTAWPLLPFGMECGDEASLMRCCGFVAKGVRHSLGRYSPSTGEKICG; via the coding sequence GTGAGCGATTTTTTGTTGGTGATTGATCGACGTGACACGGTGGTTACGCTGAACGGTGGTGCGTTGCGGGTGGTGCGTTCTGGAGAGACGGCTCAGCAGGTGCCGTTGGGTTTGCTGGGACAGGTGGTGGTTTACGGCGCGCCTCAGGTGGGGTGTGATGTGTGGCGAGCCTTGTCAAAACGGGGCATTCCGGTGGTGCTGCACTCTTTGCGCGGGGCGTTGGAGAGCGTTTATATGGGGAGTGTATTGGGGGCTTCCATTGCGGTTCGAGTGGCACAGCATCGTTTGGTGCAGTCGGGCAGCGTTGCGGTGGCGCAGGATCTTGTTTTGGCTAAGGTGCAGGGGTATCGCCTGTTGTTGGCGCAGTTGCCCGATGGTGAGGGGGTTCGTGAGTCGTTGCGGCAGCGGTTGGATTCTGTGCCCTCAGCGGAGGGGTGTTCGACCTTGATGGGCATTGAGGGAGCCTGTGGTGCGCTTTGGTGGGGCTGGTTGGCGACGCATTTGCCTGCGTGTTGGTTGTTTTCGGGGCGTAATCGCCGTCCACCTCAAGATCCGGTTAATGCGTTGCTGTCCTTGAGCTACACCTTGTTGGAGTCTGAGGTGTTGGCGGAGATTCAGCGTCAAGGGTTTGATCCGGCGTTGGGTTTTTTGCATGGCATCGTGCCGGGACGATCTTCGTTGGTGTTTGATTTGATGGAGCCTTTGCGTGCGGGGGTGGATGCGTTTGTATTGTCGCTGCTGGATGAGGTGTTGTTGCCGAGTCATTTTAGTGGTGTGGGTGAGGGGTGTCGGTTGGATAAAGAGGGTCGGGCGCTTTTTTATCGGGCGTGGGCAAAGGCGAGAACGGCGTGGCCTCTGTTGCCCTTTGGGATGGAGTGTGGCGATGAGGCGAGTTTGATGAGGTGTTGTGGTTTTGTGGCGAAGGGTGTTCGTCACAGTTTGGGGCGTTATTCACCGAGTACGGGGGAGAAAATCTGTGGCTGA